The following proteins are co-located in the Bacilli bacterium genome:
- a CDS encoding UxaA family hydrolase, with amino-acid sequence MRQLFGYRRENGKVGIRNHVIILPIDDISNAACEAVAAHVQGTMALPHSYGRLQYGKDLELHFRTMIGTGSNPNVAAAIVIGIEPNWTKIVADGIAKTGKPVAWFAIERTGDLETVRQASLKAKEFVQWATELQRVPIELKDLTVSIKCGESDTTTGLGSCPTVGYAVDYLVDAGATVFFGETSELTGGEHLIANRCATKELKDKFMAIYNDYVAEIKSQGVDLLGSQPTQGNIIGGLSTIEEKALGNIEKTGTKKIIGVLDPAEAPANGPGLYFMDTSSAAAECITLMQAGGAVVHFFPTGQGNIIGNPIEPVIKLSANPITVSTMSEHIDYDCSGLLTRELKLREAGEGLLEYLCRVVNGRYTCAEALGHKEFVMTKLYRSA; translated from the coding sequence GTGAGACAATTATTCGGATATAGACGCGAGAATGGCAAAGTCGGCATCCGCAATCATGTGATCATTCTTCCGATCGATGATATTTCCAACGCCGCCTGCGAAGCGGTTGCCGCCCATGTGCAAGGCACGATGGCGTTGCCGCATTCATACGGCCGGCTGCAGTACGGGAAAGACCTGGAACTGCATTTCCGCACCATGATCGGTACCGGGAGCAACCCGAATGTGGCCGCCGCCATCGTCATCGGCATCGAGCCGAACTGGACGAAAATTGTGGCCGATGGGATTGCCAAAACAGGCAAACCGGTCGCCTGGTTTGCAATTGAGAGAACGGGTGATTTGGAAACCGTGCGCCAAGCGTCGCTTAAAGCGAAAGAATTTGTGCAATGGGCTACCGAACTGCAGCGCGTGCCAATTGAACTGAAAGATTTGACCGTTAGCATTAAATGCGGCGAATCGGACACGACAACAGGCCTGGGTTCATGTCCGACGGTTGGTTACGCCGTGGATTATTTGGTGGATGCGGGGGCAACCGTTTTCTTCGGCGAAACATCCGAGTTGACCGGCGGCGAGCATCTCATTGCCAACCGGTGCGCGACAAAAGAGCTGAAAGACAAATTTATGGCCATCTATAACGACTACGTTGCGGAAATCAAGAGCCAGGGCGTGGACCTGCTCGGCTCGCAGCCTACGCAAGGCAACATTATCGGCGGGTTGTCGACGATTGAGGAAAAAGCGCTGGGCAACATTGAAAAGACAGGAACCAAAAAGATCATCGGCGTGCTTGACCCTGCGGAAGCGCCTGCCAACGGACCGGGGCTTTATTTCATGGATACGTCTTCCGCCGCCGCCGAATGCATTACGCTGATGCAAGCGGGCGGCGCGGTCGTGCATTTCTTCCCGACGGGACAAGGCAATATTATCGGAAACCCGATCGAACCTGTCATAAAATTGTCGGCAAACCCGATAACGGTAAGCACCATGAGCGAACATATCGATTATGATTGCAGCGGGCTATTGACTCGTGAATTGAAACTGCGCGAAGCCGGCGAAGGATTGCTGGAATATTTATGCCGCGTTGTAAACGGCCGTTACACATGCGCGGAAGCGCTCGGCCATAAAGAATTCGTCATGACGAAGCTTTATCGCAGCGCTTGA
- a CDS encoding Ldh family oxidoreductase, with the protein MGSQPSLVYSADELGRFVRQVFIRLGMPREDAKIAAESLVRADLEGNGSHGISRLPIYAARMREGRIAAAPDMRYEQFGSVLKVDGGNGLGQVVSYRALEKAIPLAKENGLLGVFVRNSNHFGTAAYFCRQACGESLAVIAMTNSPPGIPPWGGKKAFFGTNPIAFGFPLRFKPPVIIDMSSSVVARGKIILANKIGEAIPLGWAIDENGVETTDPAAALRGAVLPLGGAKGYALAMAIEIMCGVLSGAAYGPHVNNLYKDGDPAANVGHSFLLFDISKWMPLDHYYAVMDEFVREVKNIPKAPGTEEIYYPGERRHAKYAAALESGLTIAQEVLDELARWGEKLGVGLPKGVKST; encoded by the coding sequence ATGGGAAGCCAGCCGTCCTTGGTCTATTCGGCGGACGAACTTGGCCGATTTGTCAGACAAGTGTTTATCCGGCTCGGCATGCCGCGAGAGGATGCAAAAATAGCCGCGGAATCGCTTGTGCGGGCGGACCTGGAGGGAAACGGAAGCCACGGCATCAGCAGACTGCCTATCTATGCCGCGCGCATGCGGGAGGGCAGAATTGCCGCCGCTCCGGACATGCGTTATGAACAGTTCGGATCAGTTCTAAAGGTGGACGGGGGCAACGGATTAGGCCAGGTCGTGTCTTACCGCGCATTGGAGAAAGCGATTCCGTTGGCCAAAGAAAACGGCTTGCTGGGCGTGTTCGTTCGCAACAGCAACCATTTCGGCACCGCGGCTTATTTTTGCCGACAAGCATGCGGAGAAAGCCTCGCCGTCATCGCCATGACCAATTCACCTCCGGGCATCCCCCCGTGGGGAGGGAAAAAAGCCTTTTTCGGCACCAATCCGATCGCTTTCGGATTTCCCTTGCGTTTTAAACCGCCGGTAATCATCGATATGTCTTCCAGCGTTGTCGCCAGGGGGAAAATCATTTTGGCGAACAAAATCGGGGAAGCGATTCCGTTGGGGTGGGCGATCGATGAAAACGGCGTGGAAACGACCGATCCGGCCGCGGCTTTGCGCGGAGCCGTTCTCCCGCTGGGCGGAGCGAAAGGTTACGCCCTGGCAATGGCAATCGAAATCATGTGCGGAGTATTGAGCGGCGCCGCATATGGTCCGCATGTAAATAATCTTTATAAAGACGGAGACCCGGCGGCAAATGTCGGACATAGCTTTCTTTTATTCGACATATCGAAATGGATGCCGCTGGATCATTATTATGCGGTAATGGACGAATTTGTCCGGGAAGTAAAAAATATTCCAAAGGCTCCCGGAACCGAAGAAATTTATTACCCCGGCGAGCGGCGGCACGCGAAATACGCGGCGGCGCTTGAAAGCGGGCTGACGATCGCGCAAGAAGTGCTCGATGAATTGGCGCGTTGGGGAGAAAAATTGGGAGTCGGCCTGCCTAAAGGAGTGAAATCCACTTGA